From Molothrus ater isolate BHLD 08-10-18 breed brown headed cowbird chromosome 8, BPBGC_Mater_1.1, whole genome shotgun sequence, a single genomic window includes:
- the PHYHIPL gene encoding phytanoyl-CoA hydroxylase-interacting protein-like isoform X1: MEAPRLAHTMSSPTSPCEEVIKNLSLEAIQLCDRDGNKSQDSGIAEMEELPVPHNIKISNITCDSFKISWDMDSKSKDRITHYFIDLNKKENKNSNKFKHKDVPTKLVAKAVPLPMTVRGHWFLSPRTEYTVAVQTASKQVDGDYVVSEWSEIIEFCTADYSKVHLTQLLEKAEVIAGRMLKLSVFYRNQHKEYFDYIREHHGNAMQPSVKDNSGSHGSPISGKLEGIFFSCNTEFNTGKPPQDSPYGRYRYEIAAEKLFNPNTNLYFGDFYCMYTAYHYVILVIAPVGSPGDEFCKQRLPQLNIKDNKFLTCDEEDGVMVYHHAQDVILEVIYTDPVDLSLGTVAEITGHQLMSLSTANAKKDPSCKTCNISVGR, translated from the exons GGAATAAATCACAAGATAGTGGGATTGCAGAGATGGAGGAGCTTCCAGTCCCACACAACATCAAAATAAGTAACATCACGTGTGACTCCTTCAAGATTTCTTGGGACATGGATTCTAAATCCAAGGATCGCATTACTCATTACTTCATCGATCtcaacaagaaagaaaacaagaattccAACAAATTCAAACACAAg GATGTGCCCACCAAGCTGGTGGCCAAGGCCGTTCCCCTGCCCATGACGGTGCGCGGGCACTGGTTCCTGAGCCCCAGGACAGAGTACACGGTGGCGGTGCAGACGGCCTCCAAGCAGGTCGATGGCGACTACGTCGTGTCCGAGTGGAGCGAAATCATCGAGTTCTGCACCGCAG ATTATTCAAAAGTTCACCTAACACAGCTATTGGAAAAAGCTGAAGTGATTGCAGGCCGTATGCTTAAACTGTCTGTTTTTTATCGGAATCAGCACAAAGAATACTTTGATTATATCAG AGAGCATCATGGGAATGCTATGCAGCCCTCTGTTAAGGATAACAGTGGCAGCCATGGCTCTCCGATCAGTGGGAAGCTGGAAGGCATCTTCTTTAGCTGCAACACTGAGTTTAACACTGGCAAGCCACCCCAAGATTCACCCTATGGAAGATACAGGTATGAGATTGCAGCTGAAAAACTCTTCAACCCAAATACTAACTTGTACTTTGGAGACTTCTACTGCATGTACACAGCCTACCACTACGTCATCCTCGTGATCGCCCCGGTGGGGTCACCGGGAGATGAGTTCTGTAAGCAGCGCCTTCCCCAGCTGAACATCAAAGATAACAAATTTCTGACCTGCGACGAAGAAGACGGGGTCATGGTTTACCATCATGCCCAGGATGTTATTTTGGAAGTAATTTACACTGATCCTGTGGATCTCTCCCTTGGCACAGTTGCTGAAATTACTGGTCACCAACTAATGAGCTTGTCTACTGCAAATGCAAAGAAAGATCCCAGCTGCAAGACCTGCAATATCAGTGTTGGACGTTAA
- the PHYHIPL gene encoding phytanoyl-CoA hydroxylase-interacting protein-like isoform X2, with translation MEELPVPHNIKISNITCDSFKISWDMDSKSKDRITHYFIDLNKKENKNSNKFKHKDVPTKLVAKAVPLPMTVRGHWFLSPRTEYTVAVQTASKQVDGDYVVSEWSEIIEFCTADYSKVHLTQLLEKAEVIAGRMLKLSVFYRNQHKEYFDYIREHHGNAMQPSVKDNSGSHGSPISGKLEGIFFSCNTEFNTGKPPQDSPYGRYRYEIAAEKLFNPNTNLYFGDFYCMYTAYHYVILVIAPVGSPGDEFCKQRLPQLNIKDNKFLTCDEEDGVMVYHHAQDVILEVIYTDPVDLSLGTVAEITGHQLMSLSTANAKKDPSCKTCNISVGR, from the exons ATGGAGGAGCTTCCAGTCCCACACAACATCAAAATAAGTAACATCACGTGTGACTCCTTCAAGATTTCTTGGGACATGGATTCTAAATCCAAGGATCGCATTACTCATTACTTCATCGATCtcaacaagaaagaaaacaagaattccAACAAATTCAAACACAAg GATGTGCCCACCAAGCTGGTGGCCAAGGCCGTTCCCCTGCCCATGACGGTGCGCGGGCACTGGTTCCTGAGCCCCAGGACAGAGTACACGGTGGCGGTGCAGACGGCCTCCAAGCAGGTCGATGGCGACTACGTCGTGTCCGAGTGGAGCGAAATCATCGAGTTCTGCACCGCAG ATTATTCAAAAGTTCACCTAACACAGCTATTGGAAAAAGCTGAAGTGATTGCAGGCCGTATGCTTAAACTGTCTGTTTTTTATCGGAATCAGCACAAAGAATACTTTGATTATATCAG AGAGCATCATGGGAATGCTATGCAGCCCTCTGTTAAGGATAACAGTGGCAGCCATGGCTCTCCGATCAGTGGGAAGCTGGAAGGCATCTTCTTTAGCTGCAACACTGAGTTTAACACTGGCAAGCCACCCCAAGATTCACCCTATGGAAGATACAGGTATGAGATTGCAGCTGAAAAACTCTTCAACCCAAATACTAACTTGTACTTTGGAGACTTCTACTGCATGTACACAGCCTACCACTACGTCATCCTCGTGATCGCCCCGGTGGGGTCACCGGGAGATGAGTTCTGTAAGCAGCGCCTTCCCCAGCTGAACATCAAAGATAACAAATTTCTGACCTGCGACGAAGAAGACGGGGTCATGGTTTACCATCATGCCCAGGATGTTATTTTGGAAGTAATTTACACTGATCCTGTGGATCTCTCCCTTGGCACAGTTGCTGAAATTACTGGTCACCAACTAATGAGCTTGTCTACTGCAAATGCAAAGAAAGATCCCAGCTGCAAGACCTGCAATATCAGTGTTGGACGTTAA